A region of Catenibacterium mitsuokai DNA encodes the following proteins:
- the sufC gene encoding Fe-S cluster assembly ATPase SufC, whose amino-acid sequence MSVLSIKDLHVAIGDKEILKGINLTINTGETHALMGPNGNGKSTLLGTIMGHPKYKVTQGTITLDGEDVLSMSVDERSRKGLFLGMQYPQEIPGVTNSDFLRSAMNARREKPLSLYQFIKAMDHATEDLEMDGNLAHRYLNEGFSGGEKKRNEILQMKLLEPKFALLDEIDSGLDVDALRIVADNINEMRETKKEDFGLVMVSHYERLYELVKPTHVHVLVDGNIVVEGGFELIEKINNEGYEWVKKELGIELQKEDEDVVSIGACGHKVTSNV is encoded by the coding sequence ATGTCAGTTTTGAGTATAAAGGATCTTCATGTAGCTATTGGTGACAAGGAGATTTTGAAGGGAATTAATCTAACAATTAATACAGGAGAAACACATGCATTGATGGGTCCTAATGGTAATGGGAAGTCAACATTATTAGGTACAATCATGGGTCATCCTAAATATAAAGTAACTCAGGGAACAATCACATTAGATGGTGAAGATGTTCTTTCTATGAGTGTAGATGAAAGAAGCCGTAAAGGATTATTTTTAGGAATGCAGTATCCACAGGAAATTCCAGGTGTCACAAACTCTGATTTCCTACGTTCTGCAATGAATGCAAGAAGAGAAAAACCATTAAGTTTATATCAGTTCATTAAGGCCATGGATCATGCCACAGAAGACTTAGAAATGGATGGTAATTTAGCACATCGTTATTTAAATGAAGGGTTCTCAGGTGGAGAAAAGAAACGTAATGAGATTCTTCAGATGAAATTGCTAGAACCTAAATTTGCATTATTAGATGAAATTGATTCAGGTCTCGATGTTGATGCGTTACGTATCGTCGCTGATAACATCAATGAAATGAGAGAAACAAAAAAGGAAGACTTTGGTCTAGTTATGGTTTCTCACTATGAAAGATTATATGAATTAGTAAAGCCTACACATGTACATGTATTAGTAGATGGAAACATTGTAGTAGAAGGAGGCTTTGAACTAATTGAAAAGATCAACAATGAAGGATATGAATGGGTAAAGAAAGAATTAGGCATTGAACTCCAAAAAGAAGACGAAGACGTTGTTTCTATCGGGGCATGTGGTCATAAGGTGACAAGCAATGTATAG
- a CDS encoding SufB/SufD family protein: MYSFEHYIHFVDGKVTEENLPKEVVVTDTTITFKYGEPIQLHVVVDVKNEMSLHYVFEDNVHAEVIETRHVEENGVLNRTFTNGAYSHVNFFNENEGTGKNTYLDEGHSFHDSMLQLGYSELSDASIEASYTFELDGEGADVRLRMAALSKNKEKKHYKVHIKHNAPHTTGIMDNYGVAKDEAHLVIDGIGTITNGQNGSASHQTNKIIVFDPKCYASANPFLYIDEYDVQASHAAGVGKMDEEHLYYLQSRGLTKRQAMQLITYGYLMPVVEVVDNQMIKERFELALSKVGA; the protein is encoded by the coding sequence ATGTATAGTTTTGAACACTATATTCATTTTGTGGATGGGAAGGTAACAGAAGAGAATCTTCCTAAAGAAGTTGTTGTCACTGATACAACAATCACATTCAAGTATGGAGAACCCATTCAGCTTCATGTAGTGGTAGATGTAAAGAATGAAATGTCACTACATTATGTATTTGAAGACAATGTTCATGCAGAAGTGATTGAAACAAGACATGTTGAAGAAAACGGTGTATTAAATCGTACATTTACTAACGGTGCTTATTCACATGTTAATTTCTTTAATGAAAATGAAGGAACAGGAAAAAATACTTATCTCGATGAAGGGCATTCTTTTCATGATAGTATGCTTCAGCTTGGCTATTCTGAATTATCTGATGCTTCTATTGAAGCCTCTTATACATTTGAATTAGATGGTGAAGGGGCAGATGTCAGATTAAGAATGGCGGCTTTATCAAAGAATAAAGAAAAGAAACATTATAAGGTGCATATAAAACATAATGCACCCCATACTACTGGTATCATGGATAACTATGGTGTTGCGAAAGATGAAGCACATCTTGTGATTGATGGTATTGGTACAATTACAAATGGACAGAATGGTTCAGCCTCACATCAGACAAATAAGATCATTGTCTTTGATCCAAAATGTTATGCAAGTGCAAATCCATTCTTATATATTGATGAATATGATGTCCAGGCTTCTCATGCAGCTGGTGTAGGGAAGATGGATGAAGAACATCTTTATTATTTACAGTCACGTGGCTTGACTAAACGTCAGGCTATGCAGTTGATTACATATGGTTATTTAATGCCAGTAGTCGAAGTTGTAGATAATCAGATGATTAAGGAACGTTTTGAATTGGCGTTATCAAAGGTAGGTGCTTAG
- a CDS encoding aminotransferase class V-fold PLP-dependent enzyme: MVNCKDTRKDFPMLDGKTLMHGKPLIYFDNGATTLKPQCVIDAVCEYLSSYSGNAHRGDYDLSHQVDVAYEEAREVVQHFIHAKRKEEVVFTSGATDSLNLIANGYAKTHLKAGDEILLNVAEHASNTLPWFDVAEETGAVVKYIELDEEGRMTLENVKKAVTENTKIISLAIVTNVLGYEVPIKEITEYAHSKGIIVVADGAQSVPHIVTDVVRDDVDFLAFSGHKMCGPTGVGVLYGKYELLEETKPTRFGGGSNSRYNSCGLVTLKEPPYKFEAGTPHIEGVIGLGAAVKYLQSIGMDNIRQRELELRHYAIEKMSQLDNVTVYNPNSEGAIAFNIKDVFAQDAASLFNTYGIAVRAGEHCAKILDEFLKVRTTCRVSFYFYNTEEEIDQFIEACKKGDDFLDAFFG, from the coding sequence ATGGTAAATTGTAAGGATACAAGAAAAGACTTTCCGATGTTGGATGGAAAGACATTAATGCATGGCAAGCCACTGATTTATTTTGATAATGGTGCGACTACATTAAAGCCTCAATGTGTGATTGATGCAGTATGTGAATATTTATCCAGCTATTCAGGAAATGCCCATCGTGGAGATTATGATTTATCTCATCAGGTGGATGTTGCTTATGAAGAAGCGAGAGAAGTGGTTCAGCATTTTATTCATGCTAAAAGAAAAGAGGAAGTTGTATTTACAAGTGGTGCAACGGATTCACTTAACTTAATTGCAAATGGTTATGCCAAAACACATTTAAAAGCAGGTGATGAAATCCTTTTGAATGTGGCAGAACATGCCTCTAATACATTACCTTGGTTTGATGTGGCGGAGGAAACAGGCGCTGTTGTGAAATATATTGAACTCGATGAAGAAGGTCGTATGACATTAGAAAATGTCAAGAAGGCTGTAACAGAGAATACAAAGATTATTTCACTTGCGATTGTGACAAATGTATTAGGTTATGAAGTACCTATCAAGGAAATCACAGAATATGCTCATTCTAAGGGTATTATTGTAGTGGCAGATGGGGCACAGAGTGTACCACATATCGTCACAGATGTTGTACGTGATGATGTGGACTTCTTAGCTTTCTCAGGTCATAAGATGTGTGGTCCTACAGGTGTTGGTGTTCTTTATGGTAAATATGAGTTATTAGAAGAAACAAAGCCGACACGTTTTGGCGGAGGATCTAATTCACGCTATAACAGCTGTGGACTTGTCACACTAAAGGAACCACCATATAAATTTGAAGCAGGTACACCTCATATTGAAGGTGTGATTGGCTTAGGTGCAGCTGTTAAATATTTACAGAGCATCGGTATGGACAATATTCGTCAAAGAGAATTAGAATTACGTCATTATGCGATTGAGAAGATGTCTCAGTTGGATAATGTCACTGTATATAATCCAAACTCAGAAGGTGCTATTGCCTTTAATATTAAAGATGTATTTGCGCAGGATGCAGCCAGCTTATTTAATACTTATGGTATTGCGGTTAGAGCGGGTGAACATTGCGCAAAGATTTTAGACGAGTTCTTAAAAGTAAGAACAACTTGTCGTGTCTCTTTCTATTTCTATAACACTGAAGAAGAAATTGATCAGTTTATTGAAGCATGTAAGAAAGGAGATGATTTCCTTGATGCATTCTTTGGATGA
- the sufU gene encoding Fe-S cluster assembly sulfur transfer protein SufU → MHSLDDPMIMREIIMDHYQNPRNHGLVDDDSYQKVNMDSSTCIDDIDVQAKFNGDVVEDVRFDGEACAICTASTSIMTELVKGKTKEEAAHIVDNYMHMIYEKEYDPELLEEAIAFKNTHKQANRIKCATLGWTGFLKLLEGSEE, encoded by the coding sequence ATGCATTCTTTGGATGATCCAATGATCATGAGAGAAATTATTATGGACCACTATCAGAATCCTAGAAACCATGGACTTGTAGATGATGATTCATATCAGAAAGTCAATATGGATTCAAGTACATGTATTGATGATATTGATGTCCAGGCTAAGTTTAATGGTGATGTAGTGGAAGATGTGCGTTTTGATGGTGAAGCATGTGCCATCTGTACAGCCTCTACTTCTATCATGACTGAACTAGTTAAAGGGAAGACAAAAGAAGAAGCAGCGCATATTGTGGATAACTATATGCATATGATTTATGAAAAAGAATATGATCCAGAACTTCTTGAAGAAGCAATTGCGTTTAAGAATACGCATAAGCAGGCCAATCGTATTAAGTGTGCGACTCTAGGCTGGACTGGATTCTTAAAATTATTAGAAGGAAGCGAGGAATAG
- the sufB gene encoding Fe-S cluster assembly protein SufB, whose translation MAIENLNIPQAEVIEDHPDEDVSVFKTPKGLNEDIVREISAIKEEPEWMTEYRIKSLKQFLKMPMPKWGVDLSKMDFDDYTYYNRPSDTKTDKWEEVPETIKNTFDRLGIPEAEQKFLAGASAQYESEVVYHNMLEEVKEKGVIFLDIDSGLKQYPEIFKKYFDTVIPYYDNKFSALNGAVWSGGSFIYVPPHTKLDKPLQSYFRINSERMAQFERTLIIVDEGSDIHYVEGCTAPSYSKDSLHAGVVEIIVGKNAHCRYTTIQNWSKNIYNLVTQRAKVMEGGSMEWVDGNIGSLVTMKYPCCVLAGERAKGTVITIAVGDKGQIIDSGAKMIHAAPHTSSQIISKSIARNGGKTNYRGLVRHNKNAYDCKSKVECDTLILDKISTSDTVPTNIMANNDSIIEHEATVSKVSEDQLFYLMSRGLTKAQATEMIVMGFIEPFSRELPMEYAVELNQLIKLDMSEDAIG comes from the coding sequence ATGGCTATTGAGAATCTTAATATTCCACAAGCTGAAGTGATAGAAGATCATCCTGATGAGGATGTATCTGTCTTCAAGACACCTAAAGGGTTAAATGAAGATATCGTTAGAGAAATATCAGCCATTAAAGAAGAACCAGAATGGATGACTGAATATCGTATCAAGTCATTAAAACAGTTCTTAAAGATGCCGATGCCTAAGTGGGGTGTTGATTTATCTAAGATGGATTTTGACGATTATACATATTATAATCGCCCATCAGACACTAAAACAGATAAATGGGAAGAAGTACCAGAAACAATCAAGAATACATTTGATCGTTTAGGTATTCCTGAAGCAGAACAGAAGTTCTTAGCAGGGGCAAGTGCTCAATATGAATCTGAAGTTGTTTATCATAATATGCTTGAAGAAGTCAAAGAGAAGGGTGTTATTTTCTTGGATATTGATTCTGGATTAAAACAGTATCCAGAAATCTTCAAGAAGTATTTTGATACTGTTATTCCATATTATGATAACAAGTTCTCTGCATTAAATGGGGCTGTCTGGTCAGGAGGATCATTTATTTATGTACCACCTCATACTAAATTAGATAAGCCATTACAGTCATATTTTAGAATCAATTCTGAACGTATGGCACAGTTTGAAAGAACTTTAATTATTGTAGATGAAGGATCCGATATCCATTATGTAGAAGGATGTACAGCACCTTCATATTCTAAAGATTCACTTCATGCTGGTGTTGTAGAAATTATTGTCGGCAAGAATGCACATTGTCGTTATACAACAATCCAGAACTGGTCTAAGAATATCTATAACCTAGTAACACAGCGTGCTAAAGTTATGGAAGGTGGATCAATGGAATGGGTGGATGGTAATATCGGTTCACTTGTTACTATGAAATACCCTTGTTGCGTTCTTGCAGGAGAAAGAGCCAAGGGCACAGTTATTACTATTGCAGTAGGGGATAAAGGTCAGATCATTGATTCTGGGGCTAAGATGATTCATGCAGCACCTCATACATCAAGTCAGATCATTTCTAAATCTATTGCCAGAAATGGTGGTAAGACAAACTATAGAGGACTTGTCCGTCATAACAAGAATGCTTATGACTGTAAGAGCAAGGTAGAATGTGATACATTAATTCTAGATAAGATTTCTACAAGTGATACAGTACCTACAAATATCATGGCTAATAATGATTCTATTATTGAACATGAAGCCACTGTATCTAAAGTATCAGAAGATCAGCTCTTCTATTTAATGAGCAGAGGTCTCACTAAAGCACAGGCAACAGAAATGATTGTCATGGGCTTCATTGAACCATTCAGCAGAGAATTACCTATGGAATATGCTGTTGAATTAAATCAGCTTATTAAGCTTGATATGTCAGAAGATGCTATTGGATAG
- a CDS encoding 5-formyltetrahydrofolate cyclo-ligase — translation MDRKQMIKKRLDLEEETFLSYSKRIASYLEEMPAFKNAKRIGFYMSYRHEVDTLHLIEKYMLGKEIYVPKCVGEELDFQRIYSMDDLKEGAFHILEPSTNEHMDVKGLDVIVVPLLMFDANHNRIGYGRGFYDRCLKKTNAITIGLAFDFQEVENTHPHLLDVPLNYIITQKGVF, via the coding sequence TTGGATAGAAAACAGATGATTAAGAAACGTCTCGATTTAGAAGAAGAGACGTTTCTTTCTTATTCAAAAAGAATTGCCTCTTATCTAGAAGAAATGCCTGCATTTAAGAATGCGAAAAGAATTGGCTTTTATATGTCATATCGCCATGAAGTGGATACACTTCATTTGATTGAGAAATATATGTTAGGAAAGGAAATCTATGTACCAAAATGTGTAGGAGAAGAACTGGATTTCCAGAGAATATATAGTATGGATGATTTAAAAGAGGGGGCTTTTCATATATTGGAACCTTCTACTAATGAACATATGGATGTTAAGGGTTTAGATGTGATTGTAGTACCATTACTTATGTTTGATGCAAATCATAATCGTATTGGCTATGGCCGTGGCTTCTATGATCGCTGTTTAAAAAAGACCAATGCTATAACGATTGGCCTGGCATTTGATTTTCAGGAAGTAGAAAATACTCATCCTCACTTGCTTGATGTACCACTTAATTACATAATTACACAAAAAGGTGTCTTCTAA
- a CDS encoding HEAT repeat domain-containing protein: MEKNVVKNILADTDLRQNLIKLKGSMTSTDTLEGPIVEKLCDCLTHEDPKVRKNAALLLGYTKNPLMASVLLDAYKNEEKDFVKDAYLKGMSHYDCKPYIKELQEIQNELMNSEVVDSKHIKAQLKVLNPMIRSYSYHKKKSIRLLHKEVDVILTTLPYYQYTLFEQVKHLRYKPVGQGVLVRTKAIYDLLGLRNYREMIFPLSGCSGLPQDGHLIGKRIASSNLVDVLHRLYDAEGCFYYRLVDQMREKKSAVINDIVKELIEEMPSYLQNVTSDYDIELLIRELRPGTVNVYLKLSSLDNPRFNYRREIISNSMQPYVAATLMEVAKPYMGMHSRVLDPFCGSGVTLIERCMAKPVKFAMGLDIYGEGLEAAKKNAIAANQPIHFVNKDANRFVNNEMFDEIFTDMPTYAQMKDTRALKNVYDNFFKRIHRHVLPEGYVFIYTTEISLVEKNLRLNSDYLTLIEHYDVPRGKTMAYFFIIQVNK, encoded by the coding sequence ATGGAAAAAAATGTTGTAAAGAATATTCTCGCAGACACTGATCTGCGTCAAAATCTAATAAAATTAAAAGGTTCAATGACATCAACTGATACATTAGAAGGTCCTATTGTAGAAAAACTATGTGACTGTTTAACTCATGAAGATCCTAAGGTAAGAAAGAATGCGGCACTATTATTAGGCTATACAAAGAATCCTTTAATGGCATCTGTTCTTTTAGATGCTTATAAGAATGAAGAAAAGGATTTTGTGAAGGATGCCTATTTGAAAGGAATGAGTCATTATGACTGTAAGCCTTATATTAAGGAATTACAGGAAATACAGAATGAACTCATGAATTCTGAAGTGGTAGACAGCAAGCATATCAAAGCACAATTAAAAGTATTAAATCCGATGATTCGTTCATATTCTTATCATAAGAAGAAATCAATCCGTTTATTGCATAAAGAAGTCGATGTTATTCTTACAACACTTCCTTATTATCAATATACACTCTTTGAACAAGTGAAACATTTACGTTATAAACCGGTCGGACAGGGCGTATTAGTCCGTACAAAGGCTATTTATGACCTTCTAGGTTTACGTAATTATAGAGAAATGATTTTCCCGTTATCAGGCTGCTCAGGACTTCCTCAGGATGGACATTTAATTGGTAAACGTATTGCGTCAAGTAACTTAGTGGATGTGCTTCATCGTTTGTATGATGCGGAAGGATGCTTTTATTATCGTTTAGTTGATCAGATGAGAGAAAAGAAATCAGCTGTCATCAATGATATAGTAAAAGAACTTATTGAAGAGATGCCTTCATACTTGCAGAATGTAACATCTGATTACGATATTGAATTATTAATTAGAGAATTAAGGCCTGGAACAGTCAATGTTTATTTAAAGTTGAGTTCATTAGACAATCCACGCTTTAATTATAGACGTGAAATTATTTCTAACTCAATGCAGCCTTATGTAGCTGCAACACTTATGGAAGTGGCTAAACCTTATATGGGTATGCATTCTCGTGTATTAGATCCATTCTGTGGTAGTGGTGTTACACTTATTGAAAGATGTATGGCTAAACCAGTTAAGTTTGCCATGGGATTAGATATTTATGGAGAAGGCTTAGAAGCAGCTAAGAAGAATGCGATTGCGGCGAATCAGCCAATCCACTTTGTAAATAAAGATGCCAACCGTTTTGTGAATAATGAAATGTTTGATGAAATCTTTACTGATATGCCTACCTATGCACAGATGAAAGATACACGTGCTTTAAAGAATGTCTATGATAATTTCTTTAAACGTATCCACAGACACGTTTTACCAGAAGGGTATGTATTTATCTATACAACTGAAATATCTCTTGTAGAGAAGAATTTAAGACTTAATTCAGACTATCTTACACTCATAGAACATTATGATGTGCCTAGAGGTAAGACAATGGCTTATTTCTTCATTATTCAGGTAAACAAATAG
- a CDS encoding 3-hydroxyacyl-CoA dehydrogenase, with the protein MKNITIMGGGVLGSQIAFQAAYCGFDVTIWLRSEGSIGRTQPKLDSIKQSYIDAINLMDIDKSINTWCMGIAGYDDFDKENCLEKVERAYSTIKLELDMKTAVKDADLVIESMTENMEAKKDVYTKMAPLLPDKTILVTNSSTMLPSKLAKFTGRPDRFLALHFANTIWKNNMTEVMMQNKTNKTCFDEVMKFAKEIRMIPLPVNKEKSGYLLNSMLIPLLFSGMDLMVNGISDPESIDKAWTLGTGSPKGPFQILDTVGLKTAYEIVGMYVKIPGFLAPYNFKGMHKMLKSYIDQGKLGYSTGEGFYKYKK; encoded by the coding sequence ATGAAGAACATTACTATTATGGGTGGCGGCGTTCTGGGATCACAGATTGCATTCCAGGCAGCATATTGTGGTTTTGATGTAACAATCTGGTTAAGAAGTGAAGGCAGTATTGGACGTACACAGCCTAAGCTTGATTCTATCAAGCAATCTTATATTGATGCAATTAATCTCATGGATATTGATAAATCTATCAATACATGGTGTATGGGTATTGCAGGCTATGATGATTTTGATAAGGAGAACTGCCTAGAGAAGGTAGAACGCGCTTATTCTACAATCAAGCTAGAGCTTGATATGAAAACAGCAGTTAAAGATGCTGATTTAGTCATTGAATCTATGACAGAAAATATGGAAGCTAAGAAGGATGTCTATACAAAGATGGCTCCCCTACTTCCTGATAAGACAATTCTAGTGACTAATTCTTCTACTATGCTTCCTAGCAAATTAGCTAAGTTTACTGGTAGACCTGATAGGTTCCTTGCCTTGCACTTCGCAAATACGATTTGGAAGAATAATATGACAGAAGTTATGATGCAGAATAAGACAAATAAAACATGCTTTGATGAAGTCATGAAGTTTGCGAAAGAGATTAGAATGATTCCATTACCTGTCAATAAAGAAAAGTCTGGTTACCTACTCAACTCTATGTTGATTCCATTATTATTCTCAGGTATGGATTTAATGGTCAATGGTATCTCTGATCCTGAAAGTATCGATAAAGCATGGACTTTAGGTACTGGTTCACCTAAAGGGCCTTTCCAGATTCTTGATACAGTAGGATTAAAGACTGCTTATGAGATTGTAGGTATGTATGTGAAGATTCCTGGCTTCTTAGCGCCTTATAACTTCAAAGGCATGCATAAGATGTTGAAGTCTTATATTGATCAAGGTAAATTAGGATATAGTACTGGTGAAGGATTCTATAAGTACAAAAAATAA
- a CDS encoding glucose-6-phosphate isomerase: MINVDLSKAKLTESMESYKDRVAEVHDMIHNKTGAGNDFLGWVDLPTNYNKTEVENIKKKAAELSEEIDVLLVCGIGGSYLGARAAIEAINGLYPTNKVQIIYIGNTFSATYLAQVKNYVKDKEFGINVISKSGTTTETSVAFRIFKELLEETKGKEVAQRRIVATTDAHKGALKTLADQEGYTEFVVPDDIGGRYSVLTAVGLFPIAMAGIDVDAMLKGAKDAQDKYNNPDLLTNDAYQYGVARQMLLKAGYPAEMFVTYNLQLQQTAEWWKQLFGESEGKEGKGILPTSGTFSTDLHSLGQFIQEGSKVLFETVLKIKEPQMNLEIPSDADNLDGLNYLAGKTVDYVNQKACEGTIDAHVNVGNVPNIQITLDHVDAYSFGYMVYFFEKACAMSVYLLGVNPFNQPGVEVYKKNMFKLLGKPGY; this comes from the coding sequence ATGATCAACGTTGATTTAAGTAAAGCTAAATTAACAGAAAGCATGGAATCATATAAGGACAGAGTCGCAGAAGTTCATGATATGATCCACAACAAAACAGGAGCAGGTAACGACTTTTTAGGATGGGTTGACTTACCTACTAACTACAACAAGACTGAAGTAGAAAACATTAAGAAAAAAGCTGCAGAATTATCTGAAGAAATTGATGTTTTATTAGTTTGTGGTATCGGTGGTTCTTACTTAGGCGCAAGAGCTGCTATTGAAGCAATCAATGGTCTTTACCCAACAAACAAGGTTCAGATCATCTATATTGGTAATACATTCTCTGCTACTTATTTAGCACAGGTTAAGAACTATGTAAAAGATAAAGAATTCGGTATTAATGTAATTTCTAAGTCTGGTACAACTACTGAAACTTCAGTTGCTTTCAGAATCTTCAAAGAATTACTTGAAGAAACTAAGGGTAAAGAAGTAGCTCAGAGAAGAATTGTTGCTACTACAGATGCTCATAAGGGTGCATTAAAGACTTTAGCTGACCAGGAAGGTTATACAGAATTCGTAGTTCCTGATGATATCGGTGGACGTTATTCTGTATTAACTGCAGTAGGATTATTCCCTATCGCAATGGCTGGTATCGATGTTGATGCAATGTTAAAGGGTGCTAAAGATGCCCAGGATAAATACAACAATCCAGATCTTCTTACAAACGATGCTTATCAGTATGGTGTTGCAAGACAGATGTTATTAAAGGCTGGTTACCCAGCTGAAATGTTTGTAACTTATAACTTACAGTTACAGCAGACTGCTGAATGGTGGAAACAGTTATTTGGTGAATCTGAAGGTAAAGAAGGAAAAGGTATCTTACCTACAAGTGGTACTTTCTCAACTGACCTTCATTCATTAGGACAGTTCATCCAGGAAGGTTCTAAGGTTTTATTCGAAACTGTATTAAAGATCAAAGAACCTCAGATGAACTTAGAAATCCCTAGTGATGCAGATAACTTAGATGGTTTAAACTATTTAGCTGGTAAGACAGTTGATTATGTTAACCAGAAAGCATGTGAAGGTACTATTGATGCCCATGTAAATGTTGGTAACGTACCTAACATCCAGATCACTCTTGATCATGTTGATGCATATAGCTTCGGTTATATGGTATACTTCTTCGAAAAGGCTTGTGCAATGAGCGTTTACCTATTAGGTGTTAACCCATTCAACCAGCCAGGTGTTGAAGTTTACAAGAAGAATATGTTCAAGCTTTTAGGTAAGCCTGGATATTAA
- a CDS encoding CvfD/Ygs/GSP13 family RNA-binding post-transcriptional regulator, translated as MEHQVHVGDIVDVTITGIQPYGAFALLPDGSSGLIHISEISDGFVRDVNQFVFYGEQVKVKVIDIDNVHHQARLSLKAVAKKRRFRKRKSIVETPKGFNPLREMMPRWISRGIAKEEDV; from the coding sequence ATGGAACATCAAGTTCATGTAGGTGACATTGTTGATGTGACCATTACTGGTATTCAACCATATGGTGCATTTGCTTTATTGCCTGATGGAAGCAGCGGATTAATCCATATATCAGAAATATCTGATGGATTTGTTCGTGACGTAAATCAATTTGTCTTTTATGGAGAACAGGTCAAGGTAAAAGTCATTGATATAGATAACGTCCATCATCAGGCAAGGCTTTCTTTAAAAGCAGTCGCGAAAAAGAGACGTTTTCGCAAAAGAAAGTCAATCGTGGAGACACCTAAGGGTTTTAATCCACTAAGAGAAATGATGCCTCGATGGATCAGTCGAGGAATCGCAAAGGAGGAAGATGTATGA
- a CDS encoding NifU family protein yields the protein MEEKIEAIKEVIHKLRPYLQRDGGDLEFVDFKDGIVYVHMLGACAGCMMLDSTIKDGVEQILIEEVPGVIEVQAI from the coding sequence ATGGAAGAAAAGATTGAAGCCATTAAGGAAGTCATTCATAAGTTGAGACCCTATCTACAAAGAGATGGTGGAGACTTAGAATTCGTTGATTTCAAAGACGGCATCGTTTATGTACATATGCTTGGTGCATGTGCAGGATGCATGATGCTAGATTCTACTATTAAAGATGGTGTTGAACAGATTTTAATAGAAGAAGTCCCAGGCGTTATTGAAGTACAGGCAATTTAA